AGCAGACCATGCGTGAAAAGCATATTCTCTCCATCCCGATTGTGGATCATGAGAAGGTAATTAAGGGAATCTGTTTTTTGAACAATGGAGCGTTGGAGGAGAGACAAAAGCTTAAATTGCCGGTGGTCATGATGGCAGGAGGGAAGGGCACACGGCTGTATCCTTACACCAAGGTTTTGCCCAAGCCCCTCATTCCCATTGGCGATCTGCCCATCGCGGAGCATATCATCAATCGGTTTATGGATTTTGGCTGTGATGCGTTTCATCTGATCGTTAATCATAAAAAGCAGATGATTAAGGCTTACTTTGCCGAAACGGAGATAGCTGGCCAGATTACTTACTATGACGAGACCGAGCCTTTAGGTACAGGCGGGGGTCTTAGCCTGTTAAAGGGAAAAATCCATCAGCCTTTCTTTCTGACAAACTGCGACATTATTGTCAAAGCCGATTACAGTGATATTCTGGATTTTCACAGAAAGAATGGCAATACCATCACCATTGTCTGTGCCTACAAGCATTTCACCATCCCTTATGGTGTTATCACCATGGGGGAAGGCGGCGATATTGCGGATATGACCGAAAAACCTGAGTATTCCTTTTTGACCAATACCGGCTTTTATCTTGTAGAGCCCGAGGTTTTGAATGATATTGAGGAGCATGTCAGCATCGGCTTTCCAGACATTGTTGAGAAACAGCGGGAGCAAGGTAAAAAGGTGGCCATTTATCCCGTGAGTGAAAAATCCTGGATGGATATGGGACAGCTTGAGGAGATGGAAGAAATGCGGAAAGGCTTGGGCGTGTAGCGGATGGAAAAGATACTTTTAATCGGTGCGGGCGGCCATGCCAAAAGCGTAATCGACAGCTTGAAATCCCAGGGAAAATATGAACCGGCAGGTATCATTGATAAAACTGGGGTTGGTGATACGCAGGTTCTCAGCATTCCAATTATTGGGACAGATAAAGATCTGCCGCGCTTTTATGAAAAAGGGATACAGCATGCCTTTGTTACCGTCGGCAGTATTGGCGATACCCGTATACGCCAAAGGCTCTACCAAAAACTGAAAAAAATCGGATTTACCTTGCCCAATATCATCGATCCATCCGCTGTCATCAGTCCTACTGTCAAGCTTTGGGAAAGTATTTTTATTGGAAAAAGTGTTACCGTCAATGCCGGTTCTTCCATAGGTAAGATGGCGATTATCAACACTGGTGCTGTTATTGAGCATGAATGCAGTATCGGTAATTTTTGTCATATCGCTCCGGCAGCGGCCTTATGCGGCAATGTCTCGATAG
This region of Eubacterium sp. 1001713B170207_170306_E7 genomic DNA includes:
- a CDS encoding acetyltransferase yields the protein MEKILLIGAGGHAKSVIDSLKSQGKYEPAGIIDKTGVGDTQVLSIPIIGTDKDLPRFYEKGIQHAFVTVGSIGDTRIRQRLYQKLKKIGFTLPNIIDPSAVISPTVKLWESIFIGKSVTVNAGSSIGKMAIINTGAVIEHECSIGNFCHIAPAAALCGNVSIGENTHIGTNATVIQGIKVGSNAFVGAGSVVLKDIPDKVRVVGVPAREIN
- a CDS encoding sugar phosphate nucleotidyltransferase; protein product: MHFQDLFINENKTVLEAMKQLDTVSKGILYLVDEKSRLLAALTDGDLRRHLLKGGQLQEPIKVIANYSPKYIFLEDREQAQQTMREKHILSIPIVDHEKVIKGICFLNNGALEERQKLKLPVVMMAGGKGTRLYPYTKVLPKPLIPIGDLPIAEHIINRFMDFGCDAFHLIVNHKKQMIKAYFAETEIAGQITYYDETEPLGTGGGLSLLKGKIHQPFFLTNCDIIVKADYSDILDFHRKNGNTITIVCAYKHFTIPYGVITMGEGGDIADMTEKPEYSFLTNTGFYLVEPEVLNDIEEHVSIGFPDIVEKQREQGKKVAIYPVSEKSWMDMGQLEEMEEMRKGLGV